In Aythya fuligula isolate bAytFul2 chromosome 6, bAytFul2.pri, whole genome shotgun sequence, the following are encoded in one genomic region:
- the PCBP3 gene encoding poly(rC)-binding protein 3 isoform X21 produces MLSMPLSGGPGPAEESLWSLRPACREMESKVSEGGLNVTLTIRLLMHGKEVGSIIGKKGETVKKMREESGARINISEGNCPERIVTITGPTDAIFKAFAMIAYKFEEDITNSMSNSTATSKPPVTLRLVVPASQCGSLIGKGGSKIKEIREAYTIQGQYAIPHPDLTKLHQLAMQQTPFTPLGQTTPAFPGEKLPLHSSEEAQNLMGQSSGLDASPPASTHELTIPNDLIGCIIGRQGTKINEIRQMSGAQIKIANATEGSSERQITITGTPANISLAQYLINASSPDPETHGRSTFPA; encoded by the exons ATGCTCAGCATGCCCCTGTCTGGCGGACCCGGACCCGCTGAGGAATCGCTCTGGAGCTTGAGGCCAGCCTGCAGG GAAATGGAGTCAAAGGTCTCCGAAGGCGGCCTGAACGTCACCCTCACCATCCGGCTGCTGATGCACGGCAAG gaaGTCGGAAGCATCATTGGAAAG AAAGGAGAGACCGTGAAGAAGATGCGTGAGGAG AGCGGGGCAAGAATCAACATCTCGGAGGGAAACTGCCCTGAGCGAATTGTGACCATCACCGGCCCCACCGATGCCATCTTCAAGGCTTTCGCCATGATCGCCTACAAATTCGAGGAG GACATAACCAACTCAATGAGCAACAGCACTGCTACCAGTAAACCTCCAGTGACGCTGCGACTGGTCGTGCCAGCTAGTCAGTGCGGCTCGCTGATTGGCAAAGGAGGCTCCAAGATCAAGGAAATCAGGGAG gcCTACACAATTCAGGGACAATACGCTATTCCACACCCGGAT TTGACCAAGCTCCACCAGTTGGCTATGCAGCAAACCCCCTTTACTCCCCTTGGACAGACCACCCCCGCTTTCCCTG GAGAAAAGCTGCCCTTACATTCCTCCGAAGAAGCTCAAAATCTGATGGGCCAATCATCAG GTCTGGATGCCAGTCCCCCGGCCAGTACTCATGAACTCACCATTCCCAATGAT CTAATAGGCTGCATAATCGGACGCCAAGGGACCAAAATCAATGAAATTCGGCAGATGTCTGGAGCACAGATCAAAATCGCCAACGCCACGGAAGGGTCATCAGAGCGCCAAATCACCATCACGGGAACCCCTGCCAACATCAGCCTCGCTCAGTACCTCATCAACGCCAG CTCTCCAGACCCAGAGACCCACGGGAGGAGCACCTTCCCTGCATGA
- the PCBP3 gene encoding poly(rC)-binding protein 3 isoform X20, giving the protein MLSMPLSGGPGPAEESLWSLRPACREMESKVSEGGLNVTLTIRLLMHGKEVGSIIGKKGETVKKMREESGARINISEGNCPERIVTITGPTDAIFKAFAMIAYKFEEDITNSMSNSTATSKPPVTLRLVVPASQCGSLIGKGGSKIKEIREAYTIQGQYAIPHPDQLTKLHQLAMQQTPFTPLGQTTPAFPGEKLPLHSSEEAQNLMGQSSGLDASPPASTHELTIPNDLIGCIIGRQGTKINEIRQMSGAQIKIANATEGSSERQITITGTPANISLAQYLINASSPDPETHGRSTFPA; this is encoded by the exons ATGCTCAGCATGCCCCTGTCTGGCGGACCCGGACCCGCTGAGGAATCGCTCTGGAGCTTGAGGCCAGCCTGCAGG GAAATGGAGTCAAAGGTCTCCGAAGGCGGCCTGAACGTCACCCTCACCATCCGGCTGCTGATGCACGGCAAG gaaGTCGGAAGCATCATTGGAAAG AAAGGAGAGACCGTGAAGAAGATGCGTGAGGAG AGCGGGGCAAGAATCAACATCTCGGAGGGAAACTGCCCTGAGCGAATTGTGACCATCACCGGCCCCACCGATGCCATCTTCAAGGCTTTCGCCATGATCGCCTACAAATTCGAGGAG GACATAACCAACTCAATGAGCAACAGCACTGCTACCAGTAAACCTCCAGTGACGCTGCGACTGGTCGTGCCAGCTAGTCAGTGCGGCTCGCTGATTGGCAAAGGAGGCTCCAAGATCAAGGAAATCAGGGAG gcCTACACAATTCAGGGACAATACGCTATTCCACACCCGGAT CAGTTGACCAAGCTCCACCAGTTGGCTATGCAGCAAACCCCCTTTACTCCCCTTGGACAGACCACCCCCGCTTTCCCTG GAGAAAAGCTGCCCTTACATTCCTCCGAAGAAGCTCAAAATCTGATGGGCCAATCATCAG GTCTGGATGCCAGTCCCCCGGCCAGTACTCATGAACTCACCATTCCCAATGAT CTAATAGGCTGCATAATCGGACGCCAAGGGACCAAAATCAATGAAATTCGGCAGATGTCTGGAGCACAGATCAAAATCGCCAACGCCACGGAAGGGTCATCAGAGCGCCAAATCACCATCACGGGAACCCCTGCCAACATCAGCCTCGCTCAGTACCTCATCAACGCCAG CTCTCCAGACCCAGAGACCCACGGGAGGAGCACCTTCCCTGCATGA
- the PCBP3 gene encoding poly(rC)-binding protein 3 isoform X10, translating to MESKVSEGGLNVTLTIRLLMHGKEVGSIIGKKGETVKKMREESGARINISEGNCPERIVTITGPTDAIFKAFAMIAYKFEEDITNSMSNSTATSKPPVTLRLVVPASQCGSLIGKGGSKIKEIRESTGAQVQVAGDMLPNSTERAVTISGTPDAIIQCVKQICVVMLEVQSVTKGSPPKGATIPYRPKPASTPVIFAGGQVRADPLAASTANLSLLLQHQPLPAYTIQGQYAIPHPDQLTKLHQLAMQQTPFTPLGQTTPAFPGEKLPLHSSEEAQNLMGQSSGLDASPPASTHELTIPNDLIGCIIGRQGTKINEIRQMSGAQIKIANATEGSSERQITITGTPANISLAQYLINASSPDPETHGRSTFPA from the exons ATGGAGTCAAAGGTCTCCGAAGGCGGCCTGAACGTCACCCTCACCATCCGGCTGCTGATGCACGGCAAG gaaGTCGGAAGCATCATTGGAAAG AAAGGAGAGACCGTGAAGAAGATGCGTGAGGAG AGCGGGGCAAGAATCAACATCTCGGAGGGAAACTGCCCTGAGCGAATTGTGACCATCACCGGCCCCACCGATGCCATCTTCAAGGCTTTCGCCATGATCGCCTACAAATTCGAGGAG GACATAACCAACTCAATGAGCAACAGCACTGCTACCAGTAAACCTCCAGTGACGCTGCGACTGGTCGTGCCAGCTAGTCAGTGCGGCTCGCTGATTGGCAAAGGAGGCTCCAAGATCAAGGAAATCAGGGAG TCCACAGGTGCTCAGGTTCAAGTGGCGGGGGACATGCTGCCCAACTCCACGGAGCGGGCAGTGACAATCTCGGGGACACCCGACGCAATTATCCAGTGTGTCAAACAGATCTGTGTGGTGATGCTGGAGGTACAGTCTGTAACAAAGGGG TCCCCACCAAAAGGTGCCACCATTCCCTACCGCCCAAAGCCCGCCTCCACCCCTGTCATTTTTGCAGGTGGTCAGGTAAGAGCCGACCCGCTTGCAGCCTCCACTGCCAACCTCAGCCTTTTACTGCAGCACCAGCCGCTGCCC gcCTACACAATTCAGGGACAATACGCTATTCCACACCCGGAT CAGTTGACCAAGCTCCACCAGTTGGCTATGCAGCAAACCCCCTTTACTCCCCTTGGACAGACCACCCCCGCTTTCCCTG GAGAAAAGCTGCCCTTACATTCCTCCGAAGAAGCTCAAAATCTGATGGGCCAATCATCAG GTCTGGATGCCAGTCCCCCGGCCAGTACTCATGAACTCACCATTCCCAATGAT CTAATAGGCTGCATAATCGGACGCCAAGGGACCAAAATCAATGAAATTCGGCAGATGTCTGGAGCACAGATCAAAATCGCCAACGCCACGGAAGGGTCATCAGAGCGCCAAATCACCATCACGGGAACCCCTGCCAACATCAGCCTCGCTCAGTACCTCATCAACGCCAG CTCTCCAGACCCAGAGACCCACGGGAGGAGCACCTTCCCTGCATGA